A single genomic interval of Rhodopseudomonas palustris harbors:
- the megL gene encoding methionine gamma-lyase: MTESSHSPGFATTAIHHGYDPLAHHGALNPPLFLTSTYAFASAAEGAARFAGEAEGFVYSRVGNPTVAVLESRLAALEGGEAALATASGVGALTALIWTLLKTGDGIIADQMLYGCTFGLFEHHLPRFGIEVVFADLTDPANLQAALRPNTRLVFTETPTNPNMRLVDIAACAEICRRADARLVVDNTYCTPYLQRPLDLGADLVTHSATKYLGGHGDLLAGAVVGPKEIIDQLRFVGIKELNGACISAFDAFLILRGLKTLNLRMDRHSATAVKLAHDLEAHPAVAAVYYPGLDSHKQRNLAQRQMRQPGGMIALELRGGLAAGRSFMDKVKLATRAVSLGDAETLIQHPASMTHATYDPAERARHGFTDGLIRISVGLEDYEDLKQDLLGAL, encoded by the coding sequence ATGACCGAATCGTCCCACTCGCCCGGCTTTGCCACCACCGCGATCCACCACGGCTACGACCCGCTGGCGCATCACGGTGCGCTCAACCCGCCGCTGTTCCTGACCTCGACCTACGCGTTCGCCAGCGCCGCTGAGGGCGCGGCGCGGTTCGCCGGCGAGGCCGAAGGCTTCGTGTATTCGCGGGTCGGCAATCCGACGGTGGCGGTGCTGGAGAGCCGACTGGCGGCGCTGGAAGGCGGCGAGGCCGCGCTCGCCACCGCCTCGGGCGTCGGAGCCCTGACGGCGCTGATCTGGACGCTGCTGAAGACGGGCGACGGCATCATCGCCGACCAGATGCTGTACGGCTGCACCTTCGGTCTGTTCGAGCATCATCTGCCACGGTTCGGCATCGAGGTGGTGTTCGCCGATCTCACCGATCCGGCCAATCTGCAGGCCGCGCTACGGCCGAATACCCGGCTGGTGTTCACCGAGACCCCGACCAATCCGAACATGCGGCTGGTCGACATCGCCGCCTGCGCCGAGATCTGCCGGCGCGCCGACGCTCGCCTCGTCGTCGACAACACCTACTGCACGCCTTATCTGCAGCGCCCGCTCGATCTCGGCGCAGATCTCGTCACCCATTCGGCGACGAAGTATCTCGGCGGCCATGGCGACCTGCTCGCCGGCGCGGTGGTGGGGCCGAAGGAGATCATCGATCAGCTCCGCTTCGTCGGCATTAAGGAGCTGAACGGTGCCTGCATCTCGGCGTTCGACGCCTTCCTGATCCTGCGCGGCCTGAAGACGTTGAACCTGCGGATGGATCGCCACAGCGCCACCGCCGTAAAGCTCGCGCACGATCTCGAAGCGCATCCCGCCGTCGCCGCCGTGTACTACCCCGGTCTCGACAGCCACAAGCAGCGCAACCTCGCGCAGCGGCAGATGCGCCAGCCCGGCGGCATGATCGCACTCGAGCTCAGAGGCGGATTAGCAGCCGGCCGCAGCTTCATGGACAAGGTGAAGCTGGCGACGCGAGCGGTCAGTCTCGGCGACGCCGAGACCCTGATCCAACACCCGGCCAGCATGACCCACGCGACCTACGATCCGGCCGAACGCGCGCGGCACGGATTTACCGACGGACTGATCAGGATCTCAGTAGGACTGGAGGATTATGAGGATCTGAAACAGGACTTGCTTGGGGCGCTATGA
- a CDS encoding Lrp/AsnC family transcriptional regulator, with the protein MVNPAKITLDAIDLKILAELQADARIPNIVLAEKVGLSPSPCSRRVKLLEQAGVLASYRALVDRAAVGLAVTAFAFIRVERHSRDNAESFIEAVQTMPEVIACHLVSGDSDFLLEVVVPDIASYETTVLRGLLALPTVRDIRTSFAMRSYKLSGPLPLPAA; encoded by the coding sequence ATGGTCAATCCTGCTAAAATCACCCTGGATGCGATCGACCTGAAAATCCTCGCCGAGCTGCAGGCCGACGCCCGGATTCCGAATATCGTGCTGGCCGAGAAGGTCGGGTTGTCGCCGTCGCCATGCTCGCGGCGGGTCAAGCTCTTGGAGCAGGCCGGCGTGCTGGCGAGCTATCGGGCGCTGGTCGACCGCGCCGCGGTCGGGCTAGCGGTCACGGCGTTTGCGTTCATCCGGGTCGAGCGGCATTCCCGCGACAATGCCGAGAGCTTCATCGAAGCCGTGCAGACGATGCCGGAAGTGATCGCCTGCCATCTGGTGTCCGGAGACAGCGACTTCCTGCTCGAAGTGGTAGTGCCGGACATCGCCAGCTATGAGACCACCGTGCTGCGGGGCCTGCTGGCGCTGCCAACAGTGCGCGACATCCGCACCTCGTTCGCGATGCGCAGCTACAAGCTCAGCGGGCCGTTGCCGCTGCCGGCGGCGTGA
- the trxC gene encoding thioredoxin TrxC: protein MSDRLVVCTHCGGVNRLPEQRPALDGKCGKCGHRLFEGHPADVSGDQLDKQVSRSSVPVLVDVWAPWCGPCRAMAPAYEQAAHELEPNVRLIKLNSDNEQQVAGRLGIQGIPTMILFDNGRERARTSGAMPAGEIVRWVRQHLPA, encoded by the coding sequence ATGTCCGACCGTCTCGTGGTGTGCACGCATTGCGGCGGGGTCAATCGGCTGCCGGAGCAGCGGCCGGCGCTGGACGGCAAATGCGGCAAGTGCGGTCATAGACTGTTCGAAGGCCATCCGGCCGACGTCAGCGGCGATCAGCTCGACAAGCAGGTGTCGCGCAGCAGCGTGCCGGTGCTGGTCGATGTCTGGGCGCCGTGGTGCGGACCGTGCCGAGCAATGGCGCCGGCCTACGAGCAGGCCGCGCATGAGCTGGAGCCGAATGTCCGCCTGATCAAGCTCAACTCCGACAACGAACAGCAGGTCGCCGGCCGGCTCGGCATCCAGGGCATCCCGACCATGATCCTGTTCGACAACGGACGCGAGCGCGCCCGGACCTCGGGCGCGATGCCGGCGGGAGAGATCGTGCGCTGGGTGAGACAGCACCTGCCGGCGTGA
- a CDS encoding zinc-dependent alcohol dehydrogenase family protein, whose product MDAMVLTAPGTSLQWQSRDTPQPGDGEVLVTVSACGVCRTDLHVVDGELPNIRYPIIPGHEIVGRVAAVGAGVTTHQIGDRVGIPWLGHTCGLCRYCRSGMENLCDAPLFTGYTRDGGFASHAIADARYAFPLGEAGDDVAIAPLLCAGLIGWRSLVIAGAAERLGIYGFGDAGHIVAQVARWQGRQVYAFTRGGDVAAQDFARSLGAVWAGASEEQPPQPLDAAIIYAPVGSLVPAALKAVRKGGRVVCAGIHMSDIPSFPYDLLWEERQLVSVANLTRQDGVDFLEVAQQAGIRTETHAFPLREANTVLNKLRAGELLGAAVLVP is encoded by the coding sequence ATGGATGCGATGGTGCTGACGGCACCGGGCACGTCGCTGCAATGGCAATCGCGCGACACGCCGCAGCCGGGTGACGGCGAGGTGCTGGTCACGGTGAGCGCTTGCGGCGTCTGCCGCACTGACCTTCACGTCGTCGATGGCGAATTGCCGAACATCCGTTATCCGATCATTCCCGGCCATGAGATCGTCGGCCGCGTCGCGGCGGTCGGCGCTGGGGTCACCACACATCAGATCGGTGACCGCGTCGGCATTCCCTGGCTCGGCCACACTTGCGGGCTGTGCCGCTACTGCCGAAGCGGCATGGAGAATCTGTGCGATGCGCCGCTGTTCACCGGCTACACCCGCGACGGCGGATTTGCGTCTCACGCCATCGCCGACGCGCGCTACGCATTTCCGCTCGGCGAGGCCGGCGATGACGTTGCGATTGCGCCGCTACTGTGCGCCGGACTGATCGGCTGGCGCTCGCTGGTGATCGCCGGCGCGGCCGAGCGGCTCGGAATCTACGGCTTCGGTGACGCCGGCCATATCGTGGCGCAGGTCGCGCGCTGGCAAGGACGGCAGGTGTACGCCTTCACTCGCGGCGGCGATGTCGCGGCTCAGGACTTCGCCCGCAGCCTCGGCGCAGTGTGGGCCGGCGCTTCCGAGGAGCAACCGCCGCAGCCGCTCGACGCCGCGATCATCTACGCGCCGGTTGGCAGCCTGGTACCAGCCGCGCTGAAGGCGGTGCGCAAAGGCGGCCGCGTGGTCTGCGCCGGCATCCATATGAGCGACATCCCGAGCTTTCCGTACGACCTGCTGTGGGAGGAACGCCAGCTCGTTTCGGTCGCCAACCTCACCCGGCAGGACGGTGTCGATTTTCTCGAGGTGGCGCAGCAGGCCGGCATCCGGACCGAGACCCATGCCTTTCCGCTACGTGAGGCCAACACGGTTTTGAACAAACTCCGCGCGGGCGAACTGCTCGGTGCGGCGGTGCTGGTGCCATAG
- a CDS encoding ChaB family protein codes for MPYASTDDLAPGLQVRLPLHAQEIYIAAFNNAFAEYQDRGPEEQEATAHRVAWAAVKKLYRKQGENWVARERS; via the coding sequence GTGCCTTATGCTTCCACCGACGATCTTGCGCCGGGACTGCAAGTCCGGCTGCCACTGCACGCTCAGGAGATCTACATCGCGGCCTTCAACAACGCCTTCGCCGAGTACCAGGATCGAGGCCCGGAGGAGCAGGAGGCTACCGCACATCGCGTCGCATGGGCTGCGGTGAAGAAGCTTTACCGCAAGCAGGGCGAAAACTGGGTGGCGCGCGAACGGAGCTGA
- a CDS encoding protein-L-isoaspartate(D-aspartate) O-methyltransferase, with protein MTSPASDLPPLSGRSFAVLRELMVERQIAARGVHDPRVLAAMRKVPREAFLPEPMRDLAYEDAPVPIAAEQTMSQPYIVALMVEALLLQGSDNVLEIGAGSGYAAAVLGEIAGHVTTVERIATLADAAAAKLAELGYGDVDVHRSDGTRGWPAAAPYDAIVVAAGGPQVPESLKAQLKIGGRLVMPVGADQQAQELVRLTRLGEADFKREHLGDVRFVPLLGAEGWQQPEPAGRTAREKG; from the coding sequence ATGACGTCTCCAGCTTCGGACTTGCCGCCGCTCAGCGGTCGTTCGTTCGCGGTGCTGCGCGAACTGATGGTCGAGCGCCAGATCGCAGCGCGCGGCGTGCATGATCCGCGCGTGCTTGCCGCGATGCGCAAGGTGCCGCGCGAAGCCTTCCTGCCGGAACCGATGCGTGATCTGGCGTACGAAGACGCGCCGGTGCCGATCGCCGCCGAGCAGACGATGTCGCAGCCCTACATCGTGGCGCTGATGGTCGAGGCGCTGTTACTGCAGGGCAGCGACAACGTGCTCGAAATCGGCGCCGGCTCCGGTTATGCCGCCGCGGTGCTCGGCGAGATCGCCGGTCATGTCACCACGGTGGAGCGCATCGCTACGCTGGCGGACGCTGCGGCGGCGAAGCTCGCCGAGCTCGGTTACGGCGATGTCGACGTGCATCGGAGCGATGGCACCCGCGGTTGGCCCGCAGCGGCGCCTTACGACGCGATCGTGGTCGCCGCCGGCGGGCCGCAGGTGCCGGAGTCGCTGAAGGCCCAGCTCAAGATCGGCGGACGGCTGGTGATGCCGGTCGGAGCCGATCAGCAAGCCCAGGAACTGGTGCGGCTGACGCGGCTCGGCGAGGCCGATTTCAAGCGCGAGCATCTCGGCGACGTGCGTTTCGTGCCGCTGCTCGGCGCCGAAGGCTGGCAGCAGCCGGAGCCGGCCGGCAGGACGGCACGCGAAAAGGGATGA
- a CDS encoding universal stress protein produces MIKDLIVNLERSKDRQQITDIALGVAELFGAHVAGCCFAYDSLPSFTMPDFPSDVLSKMLAASEEAARAAVAQFETACKREGVSAEHHLLETAYGTSGRFPKMARRFDLSVIMQSDAENGDNDILIEQVLFDSGRPLLIVPYIQKTPVKLDRVICCWDGSRAATRAINDAKPFLRRAGQVELVIVRDHKVRDPNELRGIEMANHLARYDVKVDIKTITAPDIGVSGTILSHVADTSADLLVMGGYGHSRLREFVLGGVTREMLTSMTVPVLMSH; encoded by the coding sequence ATGATCAAGGATCTCATCGTCAATCTCGAACGTAGCAAGGATCGCCAGCAGATCACCGACATTGCGCTCGGCGTCGCCGAGCTGTTCGGCGCCCATGTGGCCGGCTGCTGCTTCGCCTATGATTCGCTGCCGAGCTTCACGATGCCGGACTTTCCGTCAGACGTGCTGAGCAAGATGCTGGCGGCGAGCGAAGAAGCGGCGCGCGCAGCGGTCGCCCAATTCGAAACCGCCTGCAAACGCGAGGGCGTCTCGGCCGAGCATCATCTGCTCGAGACCGCCTATGGCACCTCGGGACGTTTCCCGAAGATGGCGCGCCGGTTCGATCTGTCGGTGATCATGCAGTCGGATGCCGAGAACGGCGACAACGACATTCTGATCGAGCAGGTGCTGTTCGATTCGGGGCGGCCGCTGTTGATCGTTCCTTACATCCAGAAGACTCCGGTCAAGCTCGATCGCGTGATCTGCTGCTGGGACGGCAGCCGCGCCGCGACCCGCGCCATCAACGACGCCAAGCCGTTCCTGCGCCGCGCCGGACAGGTCGAACTGGTGATCGTACGCGATCACAAGGTGCGCGATCCCAATGAGCTGCGCGGCATCGAGATGGCCAATCACTTGGCGCGCTATGACGTCAAGGTCGACATCAAGACCATCACGGCGCCCGATATCGGCGTCTCCGGCACGATCTTGTCGCATGTCGCCGATACCTCGGCCGACCTCTTGGTGATGGGCGGCTACGGCCACTCCCGCCTGCGCGAATTCGTGCTCGGCGGCGTCACCCGCGAGATGCTGACGTCGATGACCGTGCCGGTGCTGATGTCGCATTGA
- a CDS encoding alpha-glucosidase/alpha-galactosidase, which produces MTNTTKIVFLGASSASFGLSMFRDLFASPVLAGSTLTLVGRNPEALGRMTELAKLMNARSGAGLIIEQTTDRRAALDGAGFVINATAIDRNRLWKQDFEVPKKHGIRHALGENGGPGGLFFTLRTLPLVFDFIRDIEELCPTALFLNYSNPESRIILALGRYTKVRHIGLCHGIFMGRDAVAYIMQMPREEIEVWGAGLNHFQCLTEIRHRDTGEDLYPRFRAAEQSFDPDAWRFTRRLYRAFGYWLTCSDDHLGEYLPYGWEAGEKGYDFDQDERWRGEFLTQLNGVLGGTMPIPQWWTEPSGERGAAVIAAMLHNQKRFIESGIVINRGVIPNLPAELAVEVPVTVDAAGVHPVSLGPLPDPIAKLMLMQASVQQLAVEAAVHASKELALQALLIDPVVNSAIAAEKILDELWEINRPYIRKCV; this is translated from the coding sequence ATGACCAACACCACCAAGATCGTGTTCCTCGGCGCCTCCAGTGCGTCGTTCGGTCTCAGCATGTTTCGTGACCTGTTCGCGTCGCCGGTGTTGGCCGGCTCGACGCTGACGCTGGTCGGACGCAATCCGGAAGCGCTCGGCAGAATGACCGAGCTGGCGAAGCTGATGAACGCAAGGTCCGGTGCCGGACTGATCATCGAACAGACCACCGACCGCCGCGCCGCACTGGACGGCGCAGGCTTCGTCATCAACGCCACCGCGATCGATCGCAACCGGCTGTGGAAGCAGGACTTCGAGGTACCGAAGAAGCACGGCATCCGTCACGCCCTCGGCGAGAACGGCGGCCCGGGCGGATTGTTCTTCACGCTGCGCACGCTCCCTTTGGTGTTCGACTTCATCCGCGACATCGAGGAGCTGTGCCCGACCGCGCTGTTCCTCAACTACTCCAATCCCGAAAGCCGGATCATTCTGGCGCTCGGCCGCTACACCAAGGTGCGCCACATCGGGCTATGTCACGGCATCTTCATGGGCCGCGACGCGGTCGCCTACATCATGCAGATGCCGCGCGAAGAGATTGAAGTGTGGGGCGCCGGGCTCAATCACTTCCAGTGTCTGACCGAGATCCGTCACCGCGACACCGGCGAGGATCTGTATCCGCGGTTTCGCGCCGCCGAACAGAGCTTTGATCCCGATGCGTGGCGGTTCACGCGACGGCTGTATCGCGCGTTCGGCTATTGGCTGACCTGCAGCGATGATCATCTCGGCGAGTATCTGCCGTATGGCTGGGAAGCCGGCGAGAAGGGCTACGATTTCGACCAGGACGAACGCTGGCGCGGCGAATTTCTCACCCAGCTGAATGGCGTGCTCGGCGGCACCATGCCGATTCCGCAGTGGTGGACCGAACCGTCGGGCGAGCGCGGCGCCGCGGTGATCGCCGCGATGCTGCACAACCAGAAGCGCTTCATCGAATCCGGCATCGTCATCAATCGCGGCGTGATCCCCAACCTGCCGGCGGAGCTCGCGGTCGAAGTCCCGGTGACGGTGGATGCTGCCGGCGTGCATCCGGTGTCGCTCGGCCCGTTGCCCGACCCGATCGCCAAGCTGATGCTGATGCAGGCCAGCGTGCAGCAGCTCGCGGTCGAGGCCGCCGTCCACGCCTCGAAGGAACTGGCCCTGCAGGCGCTGCTGATCGATCCGGTGGTCAACTCGGCCATCGCGGCCGAAAAGATCCTGGACGAATTGTGGGAGATCAACCGGCCGTATATTCGGAAGTGTGTGTAA
- a CDS encoding 1-phosphofructokinase produces the protein MVDIVTLTPNPAIDLSTSVERLVPSRKLRCAAQKRDPGGGGINVARVVQRLGGNVEAIFPAGGFTGKLLKLLLDEENVPNRIVEAVAETREDFSVSENATGEQFRFVLPGLPLAEHEWRGMLETLAATSPAPKIVIGSGSLPPGVPVDFYAQAAAVAKQIGAKFFLDTSGKPLTAALAQGVTLIKPNLREMQELAGRPLGCEKEWVDAARAHITAGQVEIVALSLGHLGALLVTKDQALRSPALPVTPVSTVGAGDSFLAAIAHRLAQGGSVADAFRLGLAAGSATLTVHGTQLCGPAEVERLYGQVIIEPI, from the coding sequence ATGGTCGACATCGTCACCCTTACGCCCAATCCTGCGATCGACCTGTCGACGTCGGTCGAGCGTTTGGTGCCGAGCCGCAAGCTGCGCTGTGCGGCGCAGAAGCGCGACCCCGGCGGTGGTGGTATCAACGTGGCGCGTGTGGTCCAGCGGCTCGGGGGAAACGTCGAGGCGATCTTTCCGGCCGGCGGCTTCACCGGCAAGCTGCTCAAGCTGCTGCTCGACGAGGAGAACGTCCCAAACCGCATCGTCGAAGCGGTCGCGGAGACCCGCGAGGACTTCTCGGTCAGCGAAAATGCTACCGGCGAACAATTCCGCTTCGTGCTGCCCGGCCTGCCGCTGGCCGAGCACGAATGGCGCGGCATGCTGGAGACTCTGGCGGCGACCTCGCCGGCGCCGAAGATCGTGATCGGCAGCGGTAGCCTGCCGCCGGGCGTGCCGGTCGATTTCTACGCGCAGGCCGCCGCGGTGGCGAAACAGATCGGCGCGAAGTTCTTCCTCGATACCTCCGGCAAGCCGCTGACCGCGGCGCTGGCGCAGGGCGTCACGCTGATCAAGCCGAACCTGCGCGAGATGCAGGAGCTCGCCGGCCGCCCGCTCGGCTGCGAGAAGGAATGGGTCGACGCTGCGCGCGCGCATATCACGGCCGGTCAGGTCGAGATCGTGGCGCTGTCCCTCGGCCATCTCGGCGCGCTGCTGGTCACCAAGGACCAGGCGCTGCGGTCGCCGGCGTTGCCGGTGACCCCGGTGTCGACGGTCGGTGCCGGTGACAGCTTCCTGGCTGCCATCGCGCATCGCCTGGCGCAGGGCGGTTCGGTCGCGGACGCGTTCCGGCTCGGTCTTGCGGCCGGCTCGGCGACTCTCACCGTGCACGGCACGCAGCTGTGCGGGCCGGCCGAGGTCGAACGGCTGTACGGGCAGGTGATCATCGAGCCGATCTGA
- a CDS encoding FdhF/YdeP family oxidoreductase — protein MSQDEARLQDTDIPDTADGTVTYDGPAGGWGSLQGISQIFGREWSSPAAIETLMRQNKPKGFMCVSCSWAKPADHHTFEFCENGAKATLWELTSARCTPEFFAEHSVTELRGWADYDLEMQGRLTEPMRYDATTDHYVPCSWDEAFQAIGEHLRSLDPKSVIFYASGRASLETSYLYALFARLYGNNNLPDSSNMCHETTSVALKKLLGVGVGTVVFDDLAKCDAMFFFGQNTGSNSPRFLHPLQEAAKRGVEIITFNPVREKGLESFVNPQNPAEMLTGRKTRISSQYHQVKAGGDVAVLIGLCKHVFARDDEARREGRRVLDVDFIEVHTHGLDEFEAKVRAISWDEIERESGLSREAIESAGDVYVKAERVIGVYGMGLTQHAHGFLNVAMFVNLLLLRGNIGRDGTGISPVRGHSNVQGQRTVGISEKPELVPLDKMAEQFGFDPPRDKGMNTVEACHGLLEGKVRAFISLGGNFVRAIPERDAMEAAWTRMQLTVQIATKLNRSHLINGKAAYLLPCLGRTEQDIQATGPQAVTMEDTFSCIQGSIGLRKPASEQLKSELAIVAGIAKATLPDNPKLKWDDWVGDYGLVRDLIAESYPEMFHDFNDRMFTPGGFYKGNAARERIWKTESGKAEFTTPDRLNSIGFDDAPGRYRLMTLRSNDQFNTTIYGMSDRLRGIEGRRDVLLINPDEMARAGLSEGQEVWLEGDAGDGVHREAGPLRVTPFRLPDGCLGAYYPEMNSLMPVWHHDDPSKTPAAKSVPVRIRT, from the coding sequence ATGTCCCAAGACGAAGCCCGACTTCAAGACACCGACATCCCTGACACCGCCGACGGCACGGTCACCTATGATGGCCCGGCGGGCGGTTGGGGGTCGCTGCAGGGGATCAGTCAGATCTTCGGCAGGGAGTGGAGTTCGCCGGCCGCGATCGAAACCCTGATGCGCCAAAACAAGCCAAAAGGCTTCATGTGCGTCTCGTGCTCCTGGGCCAAACCCGCCGACCACCACACGTTCGAATTCTGCGAGAACGGCGCCAAGGCGACGCTGTGGGAGCTGACCAGCGCGCGCTGCACGCCGGAGTTCTTCGCCGAGCACAGCGTCACCGAGCTGCGCGGCTGGGCCGACTACGACCTTGAAATGCAGGGCCGGCTGACCGAGCCGATGCGCTATGACGCAACGACCGATCACTACGTGCCGTGTTCGTGGGACGAAGCGTTTCAGGCGATCGGCGAGCATCTGCGTTCGCTCGACCCGAAATCGGTGATCTTCTACGCCTCCGGCCGCGCCAGCCTGGAGACGTCGTATCTTTATGCGCTGTTTGCGCGGCTGTACGGCAACAACAACCTGCCCGACAGCTCCAACATGTGCCACGAGACCACCTCGGTGGCGCTGAAGAAGCTGCTCGGCGTCGGCGTCGGTACAGTCGTGTTCGACGATCTGGCGAAGTGCGACGCGATGTTCTTCTTCGGCCAGAACACCGGATCGAATAGCCCGCGCTTTCTGCACCCGCTGCAGGAAGCCGCCAAGCGCGGCGTCGAGATCATCACGTTCAATCCGGTGCGCGAGAAGGGGCTCGAAAGCTTCGTCAATCCGCAGAACCCGGCCGAGATGCTGACCGGGCGCAAAACCCGGATCAGCAGCCAATATCATCAGGTCAAAGCCGGCGGCGATGTCGCCGTGCTGATCGGCTTGTGCAAGCATGTGTTCGCCCGCGACGACGAGGCGAGGCGCGAGGGGCGCCGCGTGCTCGACGTCGATTTCATCGAAGTGCACACCCATGGTCTCGACGAATTCGAAGCCAAGGTTCGCGCCATCTCCTGGGACGAGATCGAGCGCGAGTCGGGTCTCAGCCGGGAGGCGATCGAGTCCGCCGGCGATGTTTATGTGAAAGCCGAGCGTGTGATCGGTGTCTATGGCATGGGCCTGACCCAGCACGCCCACGGTTTTCTCAACGTCGCGATGTTCGTCAATCTGCTGCTGCTGAGGGGAAATATTGGCCGCGACGGCACCGGCATTTCGCCGGTGCGCGGCCACTCCAACGTGCAGGGCCAGCGGACCGTCGGCATCTCGGAGAAGCCCGAGCTCGTGCCGCTGGACAAGATGGCCGAGCAGTTCGGGTTCGACCCGCCGCGCGACAAGGGCATGAACACGGTGGAGGCGTGCCACGGTCTCCTTGAAGGCAAGGTCCGAGCCTTCATCAGCCTCGGCGGCAATTTCGTTCGGGCGATCCCGGAGCGTGATGCGATGGAAGCCGCCTGGACGCGGATGCAGCTCACGGTGCAGATCGCCACCAAGCTGAATCGCAGCCATCTGATCAACGGCAAGGCCGCCTATCTGCTGCCCTGCCTCGGCCGCACCGAGCAGGATATCCAAGCGACCGGCCCTCAAGCGGTGACGATGGAAGATACATTCAGTTGCATTCAGGGCTCGATCGGTCTGCGCAAGCCGGCCAGCGAGCAGCTCAAGTCGGAGCTGGCGATCGTCGCCGGCATCGCCAAGGCGACGCTGCCGGACAACCCGAAGCTGAAATGGGACGACTGGGTCGGCGACTACGGCCTGGTGCGTGACCTGATCGCCGAGAGCTATCCGGAGATGTTTCACGACTTCAACGACCGGATGTTTACGCCCGGCGGGTTCTACAAGGGCAACGCGGCGCGCGAGCGGATCTGGAAGACCGAAAGCGGCAAGGCGGAGTTCACCACGCCGGACCGTCTGAATTCGATCGGCTTCGACGATGCGCCCGGCCGCTACCGGTTGATGACGCTGCGCTCCAACGATCAGTTCAACACCACAATCTACGGCATGAGTGACCGGCTGCGCGGCATCGAGGGACGCCGCGACGTGTTGCTGATCAATCCGGACGAGATGGCACGCGCCGGGCTGAGCGAAGGCCAGGAGGTCTGGCTCGAAGGCGACGCCGGTGACGGCGTGCATCGCGAAGCCGGGCCGCTCCGGGTGACACCGTTCAGGCTGCCCGATGGCTGCCTCGGCGCCTATTATCCGGAGATGAACTCGTTGATGCCGGTGTGGCACCATGACGACCCGTCGAAAACGCCGGCGGCCAAATCGGTGCCGGTGCGGATTCGGACCTGA
- the glgC gene encoding glucose-1-phosphate adenylyltransferase — MSQGVTAPFARHAMAYVLAGGRGSRLMELTDWRAKPAVYFGGKSRIIDFALSNALNSGIRRIAVATQYKAHSLIRHLQRGWNFFRPERNESFDILPASQRVSEEMWYRGTADAVFQNIDIIESYDPKFIVLLAGDHVYKMDYEKMLQQHVEQGADVTVGCLEVPRAEATAFGVMHTDTTDRIISFLEKPADPPAMPGKADKSLVSMGIYVFETKFLLDELRRDAADPNSSHDFGKDIIPYIVKHGKAVAHHFDKSCRRSSSEAVSYWRDVGTVDAYWAANIDLTDIVPELDLYDREWPIWTYGEITPPAKFVHDKEGRRGEAVSSLVSGGCIISGASLRHSLLFTGVRVHSFSHVENTVVLPYADIGRSCRLKNVVIDAEVKLPAGLVVGEDPEFDAKRFRRTENGICLITRAMIEKLDA; from the coding sequence ATGAGTCAAGGTGTCACCGCTCCGTTCGCCCGTCATGCGATGGCTTACGTGCTGGCGGGGGGACGCGGCAGCCGGCTGATGGAGCTCACCGACTGGCGTGCCAAACCTGCGGTGTATTTCGGCGGCAAATCCCGCATCATCGATTTCGCGCTGTCGAACGCGCTGAATTCGGGTATCCGCCGCATCGCGGTGGCGACGCAGTACAAGGCCCACAGCCTGATTCGGCATCTGCAGCGCGGCTGGAACTTCTTCCGCCCGGAGCGCAACGAGAGCTTCGACATTCTGCCGGCCAGTCAGCGCGTCTCGGAAGAGATGTGGTACCGGGGGACGGCCGACGCCGTCTTTCAGAACATCGACATCATCGAGAGCTACGATCCGAAGTTCATCGTGCTGCTGGCGGGCGACCACGTCTACAAGATGGACTACGAGAAGATGCTGCAGCAGCACGTCGAGCAAGGCGCCGACGTCACGGTCGGCTGCCTCGAAGTGCCGCGCGCCGAAGCGACCGCGTTCGGCGTGATGCACACCGATACGACCGACCGCATCATCTCGTTCCTGGAAAAGCCGGCCGATCCGCCGGCGATGCCCGGCAAGGCCGACAAGTCGCTGGTCAGCATGGGCATCTACGTGTTCGAGACCAAGTTTCTGCTCGACGAGCTGCGCCGTGACGCAGCCGATCCGAATTCGTCGCACGATTTCGGCAAGGACATCATCCCCTACATCGTCAAGCACGGCAAAGCGGTGGCGCATCACTTCGACAAGTCGTGCCGCCGGTCGAGTTCGGAGGCCGTCAGCTATTGGCGTGACGTCGGCACGGTTGACGCGTATTGGGCGGCCAATATCGATCTCACTGACATCGTGCCGGAGCTCGACCTGTATGATCGCGAGTGGCCGATCTGGACCTATGGCGAGATCACCCCGCCGGCGAAATTCGTCCACGACAAGGAAGGCCGCCGCGGCGAAGCGGTGTCGTCGCTGGTGTCCGGCGGCTGCATCATCTCAGGCGCGTCGCTGCGACACTCGCTGCTGTTCACCGGCGTTCGCGTTCACTCGTTCTCCCATGTCGAGAACACTGTGGTGCTGCCTTACGCCGACATCGGCCGCTCGTGCCGGCTGAAGAATGTGGTGATCGATGCCGAGGTCAAGCTGCCGGCCGGTCTGGTGGTCGGTGAAGATCCAGAGTTTGACGCGAAGCGCTTCAGGCGTACCGAAAACGGCATCTGTCTGATTACCCGCGCGATGATCGAGAAGCTCGACGCATGA